Proteins co-encoded in one Desulfovibrio inopinatus DSM 10711 genomic window:
- the mutS gene encoding DNA mismatch repair protein MutS codes for MVKASPVKLTPMLEHYLRVKDEYPDALLFYRMGDFYELFFEDAHVAAKELQITLTSRNPNSEAPVPMCGVPHHAVQSYLAQLLDKGFKVAICEQVEDPKEAKGLVKREVTRVLTPGTAIDDANLPAKNHNFLAALYWDTEAKAGGLAWVDYSTGEWTGLSSRDEPRLWQWAEKIGPRELLLPDGRDLPRPLHHLGIKTSFLPIKPDFDLAASRDRILTAQGVADLSTLDVEDKPQLVRAMGALLAYLKKTQKQDFAHLGAFSPLNLSRHLLVDEVTERNLEIFRRLDGRKGKGTLWNVLDMTMTAMGGRHLESRLRQPWTDMNAIQRSHDAVEFFTGQADLRASLRNALDGVYDLERLSTRIFLNRAAPKDFVGLRQSLLRLPDIQTLFQHPIDATSYSTDDASNLPDAISELLNDFDDLADIAELLSRSLVDSPPVTITDGGLFQKGFNPELDELIELTEHGEGLLKNLLADEKQAHSLPRLKLGYNRVFGHYFELPKSETSPPEHFIRRQTLANSERYITEQLKELEDKLMSASEKRKNVEYKLFSQLRETVAAARPRFMSMARVVAELDVLQGLAEAAIKWQWTRPVMHDGLSLSIREGRHPVVEAVQGMADFIPNDLDIREETKLLLVTGPNMAGKSTVLRQTAIICIMAQIGSFVPAKHADIGLTDRIFSRVGASDNLAQGQSTFMVEMMETARILRQAGKRSLVILDEIGRGTSTFDGLALAWSVVEELVNRKAGSVTGIRTLFATHYHELTQLEGRMPGLRNINIAVKEWKGDIIFLRRLVPGPSDRSYGIEVAKLAGVPAKVVTRAKEILGMLEEKSKDRKKLPPSPATGPRGLLPGLAAPVEPSQPVSTGNRFANELHAALLELHLDRLTPLEALNLLGEWKEKWGAVPYEKEN; via the coding sequence ATTGTGAAGGCTTCACCTGTCAAACTGACCCCCATGCTTGAACATTATCTGCGTGTTAAGGATGAATATCCTGACGCGTTGCTGTTTTATCGCATGGGTGATTTTTATGAACTTTTCTTCGAGGATGCGCATGTTGCAGCCAAAGAACTGCAAATCACCCTGACCTCACGCAACCCCAACAGCGAAGCCCCCGTTCCCATGTGCGGAGTGCCTCACCATGCCGTACAATCCTATCTCGCACAGCTTCTGGACAAAGGCTTTAAAGTCGCCATCTGCGAACAGGTGGAAGATCCCAAAGAAGCCAAAGGCCTGGTCAAACGGGAAGTAACCCGCGTGCTCACTCCGGGTACGGCGATTGACGACGCCAATCTCCCGGCCAAAAATCACAACTTTCTTGCCGCACTCTATTGGGACACGGAAGCCAAAGCCGGTGGCCTTGCATGGGTGGACTATTCCACGGGTGAATGGACCGGACTGTCGAGCCGTGACGAACCTCGACTCTGGCAATGGGCCGAAAAGATCGGTCCCCGTGAACTCTTGCTGCCCGATGGACGTGACCTGCCGCGCCCGTTACACCACCTGGGCATTAAGACCTCCTTTTTGCCGATAAAACCAGATTTCGACCTGGCTGCATCCCGCGATCGCATTCTGACAGCGCAAGGCGTTGCCGACTTGTCTACTCTTGATGTCGAGGACAAGCCGCAACTCGTCCGTGCTATGGGGGCACTGCTCGCCTATCTAAAAAAGACCCAGAAACAAGACTTCGCGCATCTGGGCGCCTTCTCGCCGCTCAATCTTTCCCGGCATCTTCTCGTTGACGAGGTGACCGAGCGCAACCTGGAGATTTTTCGCCGGTTGGACGGTCGCAAAGGCAAAGGAACGCTGTGGAACGTTCTCGATATGACCATGACGGCCATGGGCGGCCGGCATCTTGAATCACGCTTGCGCCAACCCTGGACCGATATGAATGCCATACAGCGCAGTCATGATGCGGTGGAATTTTTCACCGGACAAGCTGACTTGCGAGCCTCGCTCCGCAATGCGCTGGACGGCGTCTATGATCTGGAACGACTCAGTACCCGTATATTCCTCAACCGAGCAGCTCCAAAGGATTTTGTCGGATTACGCCAGAGCTTGCTTCGTTTGCCCGATATCCAGACGTTGTTTCAGCATCCCATAGACGCAACGTCCTACTCCACGGATGACGCATCGAACCTGCCCGATGCCATTTCCGAATTGCTCAACGATTTCGATGATCTTGCCGACATTGCCGAACTGCTTTCGCGTTCTTTGGTCGACTCTCCGCCCGTCACGATTACCGACGGTGGCTTATTCCAAAAGGGGTTCAATCCCGAACTCGACGAACTCATTGAACTGACTGAACACGGGGAAGGACTCCTCAAAAATCTGCTTGCCGATGAAAAACAAGCCCACAGCTTGCCTCGCCTCAAACTCGGATACAACCGGGTCTTCGGGCATTACTTCGAGCTTCCCAAATCGGAGACAAGTCCGCCCGAACACTTTATTCGACGGCAAACGCTGGCCAATAGCGAACGCTACATCACCGAACAGCTTAAAGAGCTTGAAGACAAGCTCATGTCGGCCAGCGAAAAACGCAAAAATGTAGAATATAAACTGTTTTCCCAATTGCGGGAAACCGTGGCAGCAGCCCGACCGCGGTTCATGTCCATGGCGCGCGTGGTCGCGGAACTTGATGTCCTCCAGGGACTGGCCGAAGCGGCGATCAAATGGCAATGGACTCGTCCCGTCATGCACGACGGACTGTCCTTGTCCATTCGGGAAGGACGCCACCCTGTTGTTGAAGCCGTTCAGGGCATGGCCGATTTCATCCCGAACGATCTTGATATTCGTGAAGAGACCAAGCTGCTCCTCGTTACCGGGCCAAATATGGCCGGGAAATCCACCGTACTCCGGCAAACGGCAATCATTTGTATCATGGCCCAAATCGGTTCTTTCGTGCCGGCTAAGCACGCTGATATAGGCCTCACCGATCGTATTTTTTCCCGCGTCGGCGCCTCGGATAATCTCGCGCAGGGGCAAAGTACGTTCATGGTGGAAATGATGGAAACGGCTCGCATTCTCCGGCAGGCCGGGAAGCGCAGTCTCGTCATTCTCGACGAAATCGGTCGTGGGACAAGTACCTTCGACGGCTTGGCTTTAGCCTGGTCCGTGGTGGAAGAACTCGTCAACCGCAAGGCCGGGAGCGTGACGGGAATACGTACCCTGTTTGCTACTCATTACCATGAACTCACACAGCTTGAAGGGAGAATGCCCGGATTGCGCAATATCAATATCGCCGTCAAAGAATGGAAGGGCGATATCATTTTTCTCCGCCGTCTTGTCCCCGGCCCCTCTGATCGAAGTTACGGCATCGAAGTCGCCAAGTTGGCTGGCGTTCCAGCCAAAGTGGTCACACGCGCCAAAGAAATTCTCGGCATGCTTGAAGAAAAATCCAAGGATCGTAAAAAGCTGCCCCCCAGCCCGGCCACGGGTCCACGGGGACTGCTTCCCGGATTGGCCGCGCCCGTCGAACCGTCACAACCGGTTTCAACTGGCAACCGTTTTGCAAACGAACTGCACGCCGCGCTTTTGGAATTGCATCTTGACCGGCTCACCCCTTTGGAAGCATTGAATCTGCTTGGTGAATGGAAAGAGAAATGGGGCGCTGTCCCCTACGAAAAGGAGAATTGA
- a CDS encoding LapA family protein — MRFIKVLLLVIFFFLSMVFFIQNTGVLSAPMSLKMELFNYSYTSQELPFYLVILLAFAVGGIFSLLYFIVDKVVQMTVISKQKAKIASLEREVSALKSAASERVESTYPAATPSDEAEESEQTA; from the coding sequence ATGCGCTTCATCAAGGTCCTGCTGCTCGTTATCTTTTTCTTTCTGAGCATGGTGTTCTTCATTCAAAACACGGGTGTGCTGTCGGCGCCCATGTCGTTGAAGATGGAACTATTCAACTACAGCTATACATCTCAGGAATTGCCTTTTTATCTTGTCATCCTCCTCGCCTTCGCAGTTGGTGGAATTTTCTCACTGCTGTATTTTATCGTGGACAAAGTTGTCCAGATGACCGTTATTTCCAAGCAAAAAGCAAAAATCGCTTCTCTTGAGCGCGAAGTCAGCGCGCTGAAGAGCGCTGCCTCCGAACGGGTCGAATCGACCTATCCCGCTGCCACGCCCAGTGATGAGGCCGAGGAGTCCGAGCAAACCGCGTAG
- a CDS encoding HIT family protein, with protein MEENILWAPWRMDYILGPKPDSCVFCLPETTTEDRERLVLTRGRHAYVIMNKFPYNCGHLMVVPYRHVSCLTDLNQAESEECMTLLQQATAVMKEAFNPNGINIGLNLGSAAGAGIAAHLHFQMVPRWNGDSSFMAVFSATRVVPESLLSTYDRLKPRFDALSRDA; from the coding sequence ATGGAAGAAAATATTCTTTGGGCACCCTGGCGTATGGACTATATCCTTGGTCCAAAGCCTGACTCATGCGTGTTTTGCCTGCCTGAGACAACTACGGAAGACCGTGAACGCCTTGTTCTGACACGAGGACGTCACGCGTATGTTATAATGAATAAATTTCCATATAACTGTGGCCACCTCATGGTGGTGCCGTATCGTCACGTAAGTTGTTTGACGGATCTCAATCAGGCCGAATCCGAAGAGTGTATGACACTTTTGCAACAGGCGACGGCTGTCATGAAAGAGGCTTTCAACCCCAATGGAATTAACATTGGGTTGAATCTAGGAAGCGCAGCCGGAGCCGGTATTGCCGCGCATCTCCACTTTCAAATGGTACCGCGTTGGAATGGTGATTCATCATTTATGGCCGTGTTTAGTGCAACCCGAGTCGTTCCAGAATCACTCTTATCGACATATGATCGGCTCAAACCACGCTTCGATGCACTGTCAAGAGATGCCTAA
- a CDS encoding TIGR00725 family protein produces the protein MKNSLWRDQPRAAYIGSGKYHPEAESLAYTLARSAASAGVLTVCGGLGGVMNAACRGAKDGNGLTIGILPGITANDANPYVDIPIATGLGHMRNALVVQNADIVFAFAGGAGTLSEIGFALKLEKPVIAVAAWRELTAVLLATSAHKALELGLERLGIAS, from the coding sequence ATGAAAAATTCTCTCTGGCGCGATCAACCACGTGCTGCATATATCGGTTCGGGAAAATATCACCCCGAAGCGGAATCGCTCGCCTATACATTGGCTCGGTCTGCCGCATCGGCCGGAGTGCTCACCGTCTGTGGGGGCTTAGGCGGTGTCATGAACGCAGCCTGCCGCGGTGCGAAAGACGGGAATGGCTTGACCATTGGCATTCTTCCCGGCATCACCGCAAACGATGCCAATCCATATGTCGATATCCCCATTGCAACAGGACTCGGCCACATGCGGAACGCACTTGTTGTGCAAAATGCAGATATTGTTTTTGCTTTTGCCGGTGGAGCGGGCACTCTCTCCGAAATTGGATTTGCCTTAAAATTGGAAAAACCGGTTATTGCTGTTGCGGCCTGGAGAGAATTGACGGCTGTTCTTCTCGCGACATCGGCACACAAGGCCCTTGAATTGGGTCTCGAACGTCTTGGCATTGCATCATAA
- the uvrC gene encoding excinuclease ABC subunit UvrC, which yields MIEHVHANGPMSMKSNDTRFQFLPADYPTSPGVYFMKNSQGRILYVGKAKNLRARLSSYFRETGIAPKTAALVAKIASIDTLAAESEKEALLIEASLIKKHRPHYNIVLRDDKQYILFKIDKTVDFPRLAFTRNVLADKATYFGPFTSSSAARATWKELGRIFPIRKCSDKSFRNRVRPCLYHHIGQCLAPCVNAISKEEYRRLVRRVEDFLRGRSQEVIKSVEREMYAASDAMDFEKAAQLRDLVKAMRKTVEGQAAVLPRLEDLDVVDTAVTGAGLGLCILFVRQGQVIGRKNYFWSDRGEDDIQEAVLGFLGQFYGPQRFIPPRILLPDTVNLVNDDENIIDALVEVLTERRGDPVRLTHAVKKDEKPLLALAQTNALQAVVEAGDGSKHRIVALLRHALKLGRDPVRIETIDVSHLGGTNTRVGQIVYENGHPAKSEYRIYAPEEAEGSGDDYLALAEWVRCRLDSGPPWPDLALIDGGKGQLRAVERALEDAGQLGLFEIASIAKAGRAKHELGDVIFRPGRKNSLNLRPGSQELLFLQRLRDTAHDFVIRGQRRARKKAGLASELLAVPGVGPKTARRLWDAFGSVDNMRKAGEEALAAVPGIGKNKAAIIWQALASQKP from the coding sequence ATGATCGAACATGTGCATGCTAATGGCCCCATGTCAATGAAGTCCAATGATACTCGATTCCAATTCTTACCGGCAGATTATCCCACATCGCCTGGCGTCTATTTCATGAAAAATAGTCAGGGACGGATTCTCTATGTCGGGAAAGCCAAAAATTTGCGCGCTCGGCTCTCTTCCTATTTTCGTGAAACCGGCATCGCGCCGAAAACCGCTGCTCTGGTGGCGAAGATCGCATCAATTGATACACTTGCCGCCGAATCAGAAAAAGAAGCGTTGTTGATTGAGGCGAGCCTGATTAAAAAGCATCGTCCGCATTACAACATCGTTCTTCGCGACGACAAACAATATATTCTCTTCAAAATCGATAAGACTGTCGATTTTCCCAGATTGGCATTTACCCGGAATGTTCTTGCCGATAAAGCCACCTACTTTGGCCCTTTCACCTCCTCGTCGGCGGCACGAGCCACTTGGAAGGAATTAGGCCGTATTTTTCCGATCCGGAAATGTTCGGACAAATCGTTTCGAAACCGGGTCAGGCCGTGCTTGTATCATCATATCGGGCAATGCCTGGCACCGTGTGTCAATGCGATTTCCAAAGAGGAATATAGGCGGTTGGTGCGACGTGTGGAGGATTTTCTGCGGGGGCGTTCGCAAGAAGTCATCAAAAGTGTGGAACGCGAGATGTATGCGGCTTCCGACGCCATGGATTTTGAGAAAGCGGCTCAATTACGAGACCTCGTTAAGGCCATGCGGAAAACTGTTGAGGGACAAGCCGCCGTACTGCCGAGACTTGAAGATCTTGATGTTGTAGATACGGCCGTTACCGGGGCCGGGTTGGGGTTGTGTATTCTGTTTGTTCGGCAGGGCCAGGTTATTGGACGGAAAAATTATTTTTGGTCTGATCGCGGAGAAGATGACATCCAAGAAGCGGTGTTAGGATTTTTGGGGCAGTTCTATGGTCCGCAACGGTTTATTCCTCCCCGCATTCTGCTTCCCGATACGGTCAACCTCGTGAACGATGATGAAAATATCATTGACGCACTTGTTGAAGTTTTAACGGAACGGCGTGGAGATCCCGTGCGCTTGACGCACGCCGTGAAAAAAGATGAAAAGCCGTTGCTGGCGTTGGCTCAGACTAATGCGCTTCAGGCTGTTGTCGAAGCGGGCGACGGGTCGAAGCATCGTATTGTGGCGCTGTTACGGCATGCTCTGAAACTTGGGCGTGACCCAGTGCGGATTGAAACCATTGATGTCTCGCACTTGGGCGGTACCAATACTCGGGTTGGACAAATCGTCTACGAAAATGGACATCCGGCAAAAAGCGAATATCGAATATATGCGCCGGAAGAGGCTGAAGGGTCGGGTGACGATTATCTTGCCTTAGCGGAATGGGTGCGCTGTCGACTCGATTCAGGCCCGCCGTGGCCTGATCTTGCGTTGATAGACGGTGGAAAAGGGCAGTTGCGCGCCGTGGAGCGTGCTCTTGAAGATGCTGGTCAACTTGGTTTATTTGAAATTGCGTCCATTGCCAAAGCGGGACGCGCCAAGCATGAGCTTGGAGATGTCATTTTTCGGCCAGGCAGGAAGAATTCACTGAATCTTCGGCCCGGAAGCCAGGAATTGCTGTTTCTCCAGCGCCTACGCGATACGGCCCACGATTTTGTTATCCGCGGTCAGCGTCGAGCACGAAAAAAAGCCGGCCTCGCCAGTGAACTTTTGGCTGTACCTGGGGTTGGCCCCAAGACAGCACGTCGTCTTTGGGATGCTTTTGGGAGTGTGGACAACATGCGCAAGGCCGGTGAAGAGGCTTTGGCTGCGGTCCCTGGCATTGGCAAAAATAAAGCGGCCATTATTTGGCAGGCTCTTGCTTCTCAGAAGCCGTAG
- a CDS encoding class I SAM-dependent methyltransferase translates to MSLDEFYSIVETLPQEDLYRTVYDPDFAVLLPGKEIIDDQILQDFSCVDFSGKTVADLGCNFGFFSFQAKRLGASSVLGVDYADRVILAARELADAFEMDGVTFETHDIYKQDSTLRQQRFDVAMLVEFIGKSFIGGQMIDSALHAVECLTDKEIVLSIQKIYWINKELKTTPEALLALYPEKYIQNGDFLLFEYVKDYFADRWTLECLSELVDAYQKPRIFLRLFKA, encoded by the coding sequence GTGTCTCTGGATGAATTTTACTCCATAGTCGAGACCTTACCGCAAGAAGATCTGTACCGGACTGTCTATGATCCCGACTTTGCCGTGCTTCTGCCCGGCAAGGAAATTATAGACGATCAAATTTTACAAGATTTTTCCTGTGTGGATTTCTCGGGGAAAACGGTTGCCGATCTCGGCTGCAATTTCGGTTTTTTCAGTTTTCAAGCAAAACGCCTCGGGGCGTCGAGTGTATTGGGAGTAGATTATGCCGATCGGGTGATTCTTGCCGCCCGAGAATTGGCCGATGCGTTTGAGATGGATGGGGTGACTTTTGAAACGCATGATATTTACAAACAAGACTCGACCTTACGTCAGCAGCGTTTTGATGTGGCCATGCTTGTCGAATTTATTGGCAAATCATTTATTGGCGGGCAAATGATCGACTCGGCACTCCATGCCGTTGAGTGTTTGACAGATAAAGAGATCGTCCTCTCCATTCAAAAGATTTACTGGATCAACAAGGAATTGAAGACGACACCGGAAGCCTTATTGGCGTTATATCCTGAGAAATATATCCAAAACGGCGATTTTCTGCTCTTTGAGTATGTTAAAGATTATTTTGCTGATCGCTGGACATTGGAATGCTTGTCCGAGCTTGTTGATGCGTATCAGAAACCGCGCATCTTTCTTCGATTATTCAAGGCATAG
- a CDS encoding 3D domain-containing protein, whose translation MKHVIAVTALILVGLVLPANADVNAMVVKSTAYTSHGSQTHGDPFKAAWGDRLKPGMKAIAVSSDLIPLGLKRRTKVTIDGLEGEFLVLDKMSRRWKRKIDIYFGTDLKAARKWGRRKVTIRWKK comes from the coding sequence ATGAAACACGTCATTGCCGTTACGGCGCTCATCCTCGTCGGACTTGTTTTGCCGGCGAACGCCGATGTTAACGCTATGGTCGTCAAATCTACTGCGTACACCTCACACGGTTCTCAAACCCACGGCGACCCCTTCAAAGCTGCCTGGGGTGACCGTCTCAAACCGGGAATGAAAGCCATCGCTGTTTCAAGTGACCTCATTCCCCTCGGTCTGAAACGGAGAACGAAAGTTACCATAGATGGTCTTGAGGGAGAATTCCTCGTCCTCGACAAAATGTCCAGACGATGGAAGCGTAAAATCGATATCTATTTCGGCACCGACCTCAAAGCGGCTCGCAAGTGGGGCCGACGCAAAGTGACAATCCGCTGGAAAAAATAA
- a CDS encoding metal-dependent hydrolase — protein MRHKLIWHGHSNFVLKTQNTVIAIDPFFEGNPTAQATPEDIGEIDLVLVTHDHQDHIGQALSICKNTGASLLAIVETVSKLVDAGLPQSQVINGIGINIGGSVEFRGISIKMVQAVHSSESGLPVGYIITLPDGYCLYHSGDTGIFATMELFGKFHSIDLAMLPIGGTFTMDPHQAAVACQLLRCKKVIGMHWGTFPVLEQDTTAFGSSLETLGVETTLVDLSPSDTIILEKDSDDDCRCF, from the coding sequence ATGCGACATAAGCTGATATGGCACGGGCATTCCAACTTCGTCCTGAAAACGCAGAACACTGTCATAGCCATCGACCCCTTCTTCGAAGGCAATCCGACGGCTCAAGCCACACCCGAGGATATCGGCGAAATTGATCTTGTGCTGGTGACCCATGATCATCAAGACCACATTGGTCAGGCCCTATCCATTTGTAAGAACACGGGTGCGTCCTTGCTGGCTATTGTAGAAACTGTAAGCAAACTCGTCGATGCCGGCTTGCCGCAATCTCAGGTTATCAACGGCATTGGGATCAATATTGGCGGGAGTGTGGAATTTCGTGGGATATCCATCAAGATGGTGCAGGCTGTACACAGTAGTGAATCAGGACTCCCCGTAGGGTACATCATTACTCTGCCCGATGGATATTGCCTTTACCACTCCGGTGATACGGGCATTTTTGCAACTATGGAGCTGTTCGGCAAATTTCACTCCATCGACCTGGCCATGTTGCCCATCGGCGGCACATTCACCATGGACCCACATCAGGCGGCTGTGGCCTGTCAGCTCCTTCGTTGTAAAAAAGTTATCGGCATGCATTGGGGCACATTCCCTGTACTTGAACAAGATACTACCGCCTTCGGCTCCTCTCTGGAAACCCTTGGCGTTGAAACAACATTGGTCGATCTGTCTCCATCAGACACAATCATCCTCGAAAAGGACAGCGACGACGACTGCCGCTGTTTCTAA
- a CDS encoding menaquinone biosynthesis decarboxylase, protein MAYKDLQDFLHALEKEGDLAHIKTELDPYLEIAEVTDRVSKKTGPALKFESVKGSPFPVVTNVLGSYKRMHMALECEDLEAASHEIAEFLEVEKPDSIVKKLKLLPKLDRVRKVFPKEVSGGVCQEVVMKGDEVDLTKIPVLTTWPQDAGPFITLPVVTTKNPETGMRNTGMYRMQVFDKRTTGMHWHRHKGSAYHYHLAEKRNKPLEVAVAIGPDPVVTYAATAPLPDELDEMLFAGFLRRAPVEMTKCLTVDLEVPANSQFVLEGYVQPKERRNEGPFGDHTGYYSLADDYPVFHVTALTHRRDAIYPATLVGPPPMEDTYMGKATERLFLPLIKKQLPEVIDLSLPLEGVFHNMCFVSIDKRYPGQAQKIMYAIWGLGQMMFTKMIVVVDKNVDVQNTSEVLWRMGNNVDFKRDIVIAEGPLDALDHAAPRAHFGGKIGIDATRKGPEDGHHRPWPSALRMSKDVKKRIDGLWSTLGL, encoded by the coding sequence ATGGCATATAAGGATTTACAGGATTTTCTCCATGCCCTTGAGAAAGAGGGTGATTTGGCTCATATCAAGACCGAACTCGATCCCTATCTTGAGATCGCCGAAGTCACAGACAGGGTCAGTAAAAAAACAGGCCCTGCTTTAAAATTCGAATCGGTCAAGGGTAGCCCATTTCCAGTGGTGACCAATGTTCTCGGCTCATACAAGCGTATGCACATGGCGCTTGAGTGTGAAGACCTCGAAGCGGCGTCGCATGAAATCGCCGAATTCCTCGAAGTCGAAAAACCCGACAGCATCGTCAAAAAGCTGAAACTCTTGCCGAAGCTTGACCGAGTACGCAAAGTATTTCCCAAAGAAGTATCGGGCGGAGTCTGCCAAGAAGTCGTCATGAAGGGCGATGAAGTCGACTTGACCAAAATTCCGGTACTGACCACCTGGCCCCAGGATGCTGGCCCATTTATCACGTTACCGGTTGTGACCACAAAAAATCCGGAAACCGGCATGCGCAACACCGGCATGTATCGCATGCAGGTTTTTGACAAGCGCACCACGGGGATGCACTGGCACCGGCATAAAGGATCGGCCTACCACTATCATCTCGCCGAAAAGCGCAACAAACCGCTGGAAGTGGCTGTTGCCATCGGCCCGGACCCCGTTGTCACCTATGCGGCCACAGCCCCTCTTCCGGACGAGCTGGATGAAATGCTTTTCGCAGGATTTTTACGACGCGCCCCCGTGGAAATGACCAAATGCCTGACCGTCGACCTTGAAGTCCCGGCTAATAGCCAGTTCGTTCTTGAAGGCTATGTCCAACCCAAGGAACGCCGTAATGAAGGGCCGTTTGGCGATCATACCGGCTATTATTCACTGGCCGATGACTATCCGGTTTTCCATGTGACCGCCCTCACGCACCGACGCGATGCCATTTATCCGGCAACACTCGTCGGCCCCCCGCCAATGGAAGACACCTACATGGGCAAAGCCACGGAACGCCTGTTTCTCCCCCTGATCAAAAAGCAACTCCCCGAAGTCATCGACTTGAGTCTGCCGTTGGAAGGGGTGTTTCATAATATGTGTTTTGTCAGTATTGATAAACGCTACCCCGGCCAGGCTCAAAAGATCATGTACGCCATATGGGGACTTGGACAAATGATGTTCACCAAGATGATTGTTGTGGTGGACAAAAATGTCGATGTACAAAACACGTCCGAAGTGCTGTGGCGCATGGGGAACAATGTCGATTTCAAACGTGATATTGTCATTGCCGAAGGACCACTGGATGCACTGGACCATGCAGCACCTCGTGCACATTTTGGCGGCAAGATCGGCATTGATGCCACACGCAAGGGACCGGAAGACGGCCACCACCGTCCTTGGCCATCGGCATTGCGTATGAGCAAAGACGTGAAAAAACGCATCGATGGACTCTGGAGCACTCTCGGCCTGTAA
- a CDS encoding flagellar basal body-associated FliL family protein translates to MADDDFPLSDDELTKAKLDDSELSEESPKSLQKVELDLDDAPFLEEEEEEPEPEEPEVEEPEPEEEKAPVPFWKRKKILLILLALLLLLVGSGTYYFNFVSIDVAPPDLSSDENTPTETEAPTEMATGTEATAETPTPPPPPPPPPPEYAVDLEPFLIEQRDPKGPLRILGLKFSSKTIDPNLVEEIKQKNIILRDAVYYYLKNKDLVFLTNDKYSQTLKQDILTVMNQYLATGQLDTILIEEYVVR, encoded by the coding sequence ATGGCAGACGACGACTTTCCTTTGTCCGACGACGAACTCACCAAAGCCAAACTCGACGATAGCGAACTCAGCGAAGAGTCGCCAAAATCTTTGCAAAAAGTCGAGCTTGACTTGGACGATGCTCCCTTTCTTGAAGAAGAGGAGGAGGAGCCAGAACCGGAAGAGCCTGAAGTTGAAGAGCCTGAGCCCGAAGAGGAAAAAGCGCCGGTTCCATTCTGGAAGCGAAAAAAGATTCTCCTCATTTTGCTTGCCCTCCTCCTTCTTCTCGTTGGATCCGGGACATATTATTTTAATTTTGTTTCCATCGACGTAGCTCCACCGGATTTGTCATCCGACGAAAATACTCCCACAGAGACGGAAGCACCGACCGAGATGGCGACAGGGACAGAAGCAACCGCCGAAACACCAACTCCGCCACCGCCTCCGCCACCGCCTCCGCCGGAGTATGCGGTTGACTTGGAACCATTTCTCATTGAACAGCGTGATCCCAAAGGACCATTACGCATTCTTGGTCTCAAGTTTTCTTCGAAAACAATCGACCCCAATCTGGTTGAAGAGATCAAACAAAAAAATATTATCTTGCGCGATGCCGTATATTATTATTTAAAGAACAAGGATCTCGTGTTTCTGACGAACGATAAATATTCACAAACGCTCAAGCAGGATATTTTGACCGTGATGAACCAATATCTTGCGACAGGCCAGCTTGATACCATTCTTATTGAGGAGTACGTGGTGCGCTAG
- a CDS encoding FliA/WhiG family RNA polymerase sigma factor: MATLNSSGKSSSSKSSPWSKLESGETPWEEFDLRQRQEIVAHYSPKIKILALRLKSKLPQSIELNELISAGALGLMEALGRFNPELGIKFETYAENRIKGAMLDDLRRMDWFSRSLRQRIRTLEEAIRTIENKNQGPPNIEKLSELTGFSEKEVTEGLEALQNQLCVSLDSITENVSSFKKGQGDNEPYTYAAFKELVEKLAHLIDELTPREKLVLSLYYGEELNMRETSEVMGITEGRVSQLHSQALSKLKAKFQAQHGISST; this comes from the coding sequence ATGGCAACATTAAATTCTTCTGGAAAAAGCTCCTCTTCCAAGAGCAGTCCCTGGTCTAAACTCGAAAGCGGCGAAACGCCGTGGGAAGAGTTTGATCTTCGGCAGCGGCAGGAAATCGTCGCTCACTACTCGCCGAAAATCAAAATTCTCGCTCTACGTTTAAAGAGTAAACTTCCCCAAAGCATCGAGCTTAACGAGTTGATCAGCGCCGGAGCATTGGGTCTTATGGAGGCTCTAGGGCGATTCAACCCCGAACTTGGCATTAAATTCGAGACATATGCCGAAAATCGCATCAAAGGGGCTATGCTCGATGATTTACGACGAATGGATTGGTTCTCACGCAGTCTGCGACAACGCATACGCACGCTTGAAGAGGCCATTCGTACAATTGAGAATAAGAATCAGGGGCCGCCAAATATTGAAAAATTGTCCGAGCTGACGGGATTTTCAGAGAAAGAAGTCACAGAAGGACTCGAAGCACTCCAGAATCAGCTCTGTGTGAGCCTTGATTCCATAACAGAGAATGTATCGTCCTTCAAAAAAGGCCAAGGCGACAACGAGCCGTATACCTATGCGGCATTTAAAGAGCTTGTTGAAAAACTTGCCCATCTCATCGACGAACTCACGCCACGGGAAAAACTTGTTCTTTCCCTCTATTACGGCGAAGAGCTCAACATGCGGGAAACATCGGAAGTGATGGGCATAACCGAAGGCCGGGTATCCCAACTCCATTCCCAGGCCCTCTCGAAGCTCAAAGCGAAATTCCAGGCGCAACACGGCATTTCGTCGACATGA